A stretch of the Phyllopteryx taeniolatus isolate TA_2022b chromosome 5, UOR_Ptae_1.2, whole genome shotgun sequence genome encodes the following:
- the LOC133478037 gene encoding aldo-keto reductase family 1 member D1-like isoform X2, whose amino-acid sequence MNLTAENHRIPLRDGSQIPLLGLGTYGDPRTTPKGTALECVKQAIDVGYRHFDGALVYFNEHEVGQAIREKIADGTVRRADIFYCGKLWNTFHPTELPGNELYPKDLNGKYIYHHTDLCATWEALEACVDAGLVKSLGVSNFNRRQLEQLLNKPGLKHKPVSNQVECHPYFTQPKLLDYCRQHDIVIVGYCPLGSSRDASWVNVKCPPMLEDELLVSIGKKYNKSSAQVALRFNVQRGVVVIPKSFNPQRIKHNFQIFDFSLTKEEMKAIEGLNKNIRFVELLMWSDHPEYPFHDEY is encoded by the exons ATGAACTTGACTGCAGAGAACCACAGGATTCCTCTCAGAGATGGGAGCCAAATCCCGCTTCTGGGCTTGGGCACGTACGGAGACCCTCGGACG ACACCAAAGGGCACAGCTTTGGAATGTGTCAAGCAGGCCATCGATGTGGGCTACAGGCACTTTGATGGAGCGTTGGTGTATTTCAATGAACACGAGGTGGGTCAAGCCATCAGGGAAAAGATTGCAGATGGCACTGTGAGAAGAGCGGACATCTTTTATTGTGGGAAG CTCTGGAATACCTTCCATCCAACAGAATTG CCTGGAAACGAGTTATATCCTAAAGACCTGAATGGGAAGTACATCTACCACCACACAGACCTTTGTGCAACATGGGAG gcTTTAGAGGCGTGTGTAGATGCAGGCCTTGTCAAGTCTCTCGGAGTGTCCAACTTTAACCGCAGACAACTTGAACAGCTTCTCAACAAACCAGGCCTTAAACACAAGCCTGTATCCAACCAG GTGGAATGTCATCCTTACTTCACACAGCCTAAACTTCTGGACTATTGCCGTCAACATGACATTGTTATTGTTGGCTACTGCCCGCTAGGCTCCTCCAGAGATGCATCTTG GGTTAATGTCAAATGTCCTCCCATGTTGGAGGACGAGCTGCTCGTGTCTATCGGGAAGAAGTACAACAAGAGCAGCGCTCAGGTGGCTCTGCGCTTCAACGTGCAAAGAGGAGTGGTGGTCATTCCCAAGAGCTTCAATCCACAGCGGATCAAACACAACTTCCAG ATATTTGATTTTTCACTAACCAAGGAAGAAATGAAAGCCATTGAAGGGCTGAACAAGAACATTCGCTTTGTGGAGCTGCTCAT GTGGAGTGACCATCCAGAGTACCCGTTTCATGATGAGTATtaa
- the LOC133478037 gene encoding aldo-keto reductase family 1 member D1-like isoform X1 — protein MNLTAENHRIPLRDGSQIPLLGLGTYGDPRTTPKGTALECVKQAIDVGYRHFDGALVYFNEHEVGQAIREKIADGTVRRADIFYCGKLWNTFHPTELVRPTLERTLKALKLDYVDLYIIELPMAFKPGNELYPKDLNGKYIYHHTDLCATWEALEACVDAGLVKSLGVSNFNRRQLEQLLNKPGLKHKPVSNQVECHPYFTQPKLLDYCRQHDIVIVGYCPLGSSRDASWVNVKCPPMLEDELLVSIGKKYNKSSAQVALRFNVQRGVVVIPKSFNPQRIKHNFQIFDFSLTKEEMKAIEGLNKNIRFVELLMWSDHPEYPFHDEY, from the exons ATGAACTTGACTGCAGAGAACCACAGGATTCCTCTCAGAGATGGGAGCCAAATCCCGCTTCTGGGCTTGGGCACGTACGGAGACCCTCGGACG ACACCAAAGGGCACAGCTTTGGAATGTGTCAAGCAGGCCATCGATGTGGGCTACAGGCACTTTGATGGAGCGTTGGTGTATTTCAATGAACACGAGGTGGGTCAAGCCATCAGGGAAAAGATTGCAGATGGCACTGTGAGAAGAGCGGACATCTTTTATTGTGGGAAG CTCTGGAATACCTTCCATCCAACAGAATTGGTGAGACCAACATTGGAGAGAACCTTGAAGGCACTAAAACTGGACTATGTGGATCTCTATATAATTGAACTTCCAATGGCCTTTAAG CCTGGAAACGAGTTATATCCTAAAGACCTGAATGGGAAGTACATCTACCACCACACAGACCTTTGTGCAACATGGGAG gcTTTAGAGGCGTGTGTAGATGCAGGCCTTGTCAAGTCTCTCGGAGTGTCCAACTTTAACCGCAGACAACTTGAACAGCTTCTCAACAAACCAGGCCTTAAACACAAGCCTGTATCCAACCAG GTGGAATGTCATCCTTACTTCACACAGCCTAAACTTCTGGACTATTGCCGTCAACATGACATTGTTATTGTTGGCTACTGCCCGCTAGGCTCCTCCAGAGATGCATCTTG GGTTAATGTCAAATGTCCTCCCATGTTGGAGGACGAGCTGCTCGTGTCTATCGGGAAGAAGTACAACAAGAGCAGCGCTCAGGTGGCTCTGCGCTTCAACGTGCAAAGAGGAGTGGTGGTCATTCCCAAGAGCTTCAATCCACAGCGGATCAAACACAACTTCCAG ATATTTGATTTTTCACTAACCAAGGAAGAAATGAAAGCCATTGAAGGGCTGAACAAGAACATTCGCTTTGTGGAGCTGCTCAT GTGGAGTGACCATCCAGAGTACCCGTTTCATGATGAGTATtaa